A genomic segment from Mesotoga infera encodes:
- a CDS encoding decaprenyl-phosphate phosphoribosyltransferase — MVDFSVVLRLIRIRHWLKNLFVFAPLIFSSNLTDLTSLLRAFLIFIAFCLISSSVYIFNDIRDRESDSHHSRKRNRPVASGEIRLRDAWIIAGILATLAVLVALFLPNLALVFLLLYVLENLFYTLKGKDMVLIDAFCISAGFVIRVMAGAYAIETSPTGWIVVTTFFLSLFLGFGKRRNELLTLNEESNNHRKVLTLYDHKYLDYLMIATASISIISYTLYCLDPQVIEKFSTDKLVYTVPFVTYGVFRYLLLLFRNGEGDPTEVVTRDRGIALTVLFWIVSVMLLIYVPIWM, encoded by the coding sequence ATGGTCGATTTTTCAGTAGTTTTGAGGCTTATAAGAATACGTCATTGGCTAAAGAATCTCTTTGTCTTCGCTCCTCTGATTTTTTCGTCTAACCTTACTGACTTAACCTCTCTTCTGAGAGCCTTTCTGATCTTCATTGCCTTCTGTCTCATTTCGAGCAGTGTATACATTTTCAACGACATCCGGGATCGGGAAAGCGACAGTCATCACTCAAGAAAGAGAAATCGACCTGTGGCTTCTGGTGAGATCAGACTGAGAGATGCTTGGATAATTGCAGGCATTCTGGCGACACTTGCCGTCCTGGTCGCTCTCTTTCTTCCTAATCTGGCACTGGTTTTTCTGTTGTTGTATGTTCTCGAAAATCTCTTCTATACATTGAAAGGCAAAGACATGGTCTTGATAGACGCCTTCTGCATTTCTGCCGGTTTCGTGATAAGGGTAATGGCCGGGGCGTATGCGATTGAGACAAGCCCAACGGGTTGGATAGTCGTTACGACGTTTTTCCTCTCTCTCTTCCTAGGTTTCGGAAAGAGGAGAAACGAACTGCTTACCCTGAATGAAGAAAGCAACAACCATCGGAAAGTACTAACATTGTATGACCACAAATATCTTGACTATCTTATGATCGCAACCGCATCTATCTCGATAATCTCATACACACTTTACTGTCTCGATCCGCAGGTGATAGAGAAATTCAGCACAGATAAGCTGGTTTACACCGTGCCCTTTGTAACTTACGGAGTCTTCAGGTATCTTCTTCTCCTTTTCAGAAACGGCGAGGGAGATCCGACAGAAGTGGTGACAAGGGACAGAGGAATAGCGTTAACCGTCTTATTTTGGATTGTATCTGTAATGCTTTTGATTTACGTTCCCATATGGATGTAA
- a CDS encoding HD domain-containing protein, translating into RKLGFEENRLTGLRLSAMIHDVGKIQVPAEILNTPRKLTNLEFDLIKLHPTAGRELFKDIEFPWPVADAIHQHHERLDGSGYPEGISGDQIILEARIIAVADVVEAISSHRPYRASLGLQAALDEVRGGRGKLFDPEVVDACLEVFDEGFSFSD; encoded by the coding sequence CAGAAAGCTTGGATTCGAAGAGAACAGGCTTACAGGTCTGAGGCTTTCGGCGATGATTCATGATGTAGGAAAGATACAGGTGCCTGCGGAGATACTCAACACACCAAGAAAGCTGACCAATCTCGAGTTCGATTTGATCAAACTTCACCCGACAGCGGGACGTGAGCTTTTCAAAGATATCGAGTTCCCCTGGCCTGTGGCGGACGCAATCCATCAGCATCACGAGAGACTTGACGGAAGCGGATACCCGGAAGGGATCTCCGGGGATCAGATAATATTGGAGGCCAGAATAATCGCCGTTGCCGATGTGGTTGAGGCGATCTCCTCTCACAGGCCGTACAGAGCTTCGCTGGGCCTTCAGGCTGCACTCGATGAAGTTCGAGGCGGTAGGGGCAAGCTCTTTGATCCCGAAGTCGTGGATGCTTGTCTGGAAGTATTCGATGAGGGTTTCTCCTTCTCAGACTGA